Genomic segment of Ranitomeya imitator isolate aRanImi1 chromosome 6, aRanImi1.pri, whole genome shotgun sequence:
TGGCCTGGTGGTTGGGGCACCACGGGATGTGGCCTGGTGGTTGGCACCATGGGATGTCTCTTGCTGTCTGGTGGTTAGCACCATGTGAATTCCCTTGCTATCTGGTGGTTGGCACCATGTGACGTCGCCTGCTATCTGGTTAGCATCTGCCACCATGTGACGTAGCCTGCTATCTTTTGGTTGGCGCCATGGGACGTCGCCTGCTATCTGGTGGTTGGCGCCATGGGACGTCGCCCGCTAACTGGTGGTTGGCACCATGGAACGTCGCCCGCTGTCTGGTGGTTGGTGCCATGGGACGTCGCCCGCTATCTGGTGGTTGGTGCCATGGGACGTCGCCCGCTATCTGGTAGTTGGCACCATGGGACGTCGCCCGCTGTCTGGTGGTTGGCACCATGGGACGTCGCCCGCTATCTGGTGGCTGGCACCATGGGACGTCGCCCGCTGTCTGGTGGTTGGCGCCATGGGACGTCGCCCGCTATCTGGTGGTTGGCGCCATAGGACGTCGCCCGCTATCTGGTAGTTGGCGCCATAGGACGTCGCCCGCTATCTGGTGGTTGGCGCCATAGGACGTCGCCCGCTATCTGGTGGTTGGCGCCATAGGACGTCGCCTGCTGTCTGGTGGTTGGCACAATGTGACGTAATCTATCTGGTGGTGGTTGGCACCATGTGACGTCATCTGCTATCTGGTGGTTGGCACAATGTGAAGTCGTCTGCTGACTGGTGGTTGGCACCATGTGACGTCGTCTGCTATCCGGTTGGCACCATGTGACACTGCCTTCTATCTGGTGGTTGGCACAATGTGAAGTCGTCTGCTGACTGGTGGTTGGCACCATGTGACGCTGCCTTCTATCTGGTGGTTGGCACCATGTGACGTCGTGTATCTGGTGGTTGGCACCATGTGACGCTGCCTTCTATCTGGTGGTTGGCCATGTGACGCGGcctggcatgctggggctctgctgATGTATTTCTGGACGGCGAAGTCTCGGGGTTGATCCGCGTCATCCAGGCAGCTGTTTCCAAAGCAGCGGAGACTGTTGTGTGGAGACGCTGCGCGCAGAGCCTTGTGTAGATAACGGGTCCGGGCTTCTCTGGCAGCGCCACCGATGGTATCCGATCACATGGATATTGCATGACTCTATGGAGGTGTACACTTAGCATACAAGGCACGGAAAGATCTGCATGATGGGCAGCGTCACCTACAGGGGGCGCCTGTGCCTCCGTCATTACTGTTTGCTGTCAGTGACTGGAGACTGAGAATCTGTCCTGCCGAGAATTTGCTCCAGTTTCCTCTGCTGCTGCGCAAAATGTACGAATATCGGCCCCGAGGCAGAATTCTGTCGTCAAATTGTTAGAAAATCTGCAGAACTTTGCATTTTTGGGGTCTGATTCGATGTTGCATTTGTTTCTGGTTTTGCCTTTTTTGATCAGTGCCGTATTCTTTACATTTGTGTCTGTTTGGTGCATTCACCTGTTTTTTGTGTGTTTGCCATTGTGGACCCGGCTTTTCTTTTCCTGGCCGATTCATCAGTTTTGACTTTTTTCAAAAGCCACACAATTTTTCTGCAAATCCTCTCTAGCTGATAGTCATTTTATGTATGCCTGAAAATCTTGCTTCAATTTTTTtactcagtgagtgcagctctggagtataatacaggatgtaactcaggatcagtaatgtaatgtatgtacacagtgacggcaccagcagaatagtgagtgcagctctggagtataatacaggatgtaactcaggatcagtaatgtaatgtatgtacacagtgactgcaccagcagaatagtgagtgcagctctggagggtaatacaggatgtaactcaggatcagtaatgtatgtacacagtgactgcaccagcagaatagtgagtgcagctctggagtataatacaggatgtaactcgggatcagtaatgtaatgtatgtacacagtgactgcaccagcagaatagtgagtgcagctctggagtataatactggatgtaactcaggatcagtaatgtaatgtatgtacacagtgactgcaccagcagaatagtgagtgcagctctggagggtaatacaggatgtaactcaggatcagtaatgtatgtacacagtgactgcaccagcagaatagtgagtgcagctctggagtataatacaggatgtaactcgggatcagtaatgtaatgtatgtacacagtgactgcaccagcagaatagtgagtgcagctctggagtataatactggatgtaactcaggatcagtaatgtaatgtatgtacacagtgactgcaccagcagaatagtgagtgcagctctggagggtaatacaggaggtaactcaggatcagtactgtatgtacacagtgactgcaccagcagaatagtgagtgcagctctggagggtaatacaggaggtaactcaggatcagtactgtatgtacacagtgaatggaccagcagaatagtgagtgcagctctggagtataatactggatgtaactcaggatcagtaatgtaatgtatgtacacagtgactgcaccagcagaatagtgagtgcagctctggggtataatacaggatgagtaGTATGTACACTGTTTCGGGGGTAGCAGTGCTGTTATCCCCTCTTGGTCGTGTCTCTTTCCTTCTCCCTGATGTTCTCGGTGATACCGTCTGACTTTGCCGTCGTGCACCTGGTGGTGGTCTGGTCTGTGTATTATCGGTGACTTTCTGCGGTCAGACGTCCAATACGAGTCCATAATGGAGATGTAACATTAATGCTCGTCCCTTTACGTCGCCAGTTCCTCCTGGCTGAATCCAGATCACCCGTCGGCGGCATCTGCAGGATGATGAGATCACAGCGTGTGTCCGGGAGAGCCGCTCGCTTTCCTGCTCCGCTGCAATCAGTATTCGGTTTGTTCGCTTTCTGCTGATCCTCCTCACTGTTTTCTGCAGCCGGCGTGTCTCCAGCATCTAGTCGATGACCGTCAAGTCAATGGATGTATCTGCGTGCTATACTGTTCACTGCCTCTCCACATTGCACAGGATTGTTTTGCAGATTGTGCACGAAATCAGTCTTCTCCAATCCGGTGGCAAATATGTGTCCTGGTTTATGCCAGAAGAACAGTAAACCTGAGACTGATGTAAATAAATGGCGCTGATTGTGAGAGTTGTAGTTTAGCCAGGAGGGATATTCCGGCTGGCATCACTTCTAGATAATACGACGGCCCCTTGTCTCTGTGCCACCACAATCTCCTGCACCCTGGGCATTATCAATAATGGTCTGTCCTAATGAACCAGGTCGGAAATCCGCAGCATTGTGATCTAATCCTGCCAGGTATGTTTCTTGTGCCAACCCCGGGCAGATCTGCAGGGTTCAATGCCATAATAGAAAGCTTTAGCGTAAACCACTTCCTCTGTGCGGAGCTGCGAACCAACAAGGGTGCAGCAACCTCAATGTACAGGGGCAGCGACGTCTCCCCATTGTGGTCCCCACAACATGCTGCACTGGCCTCTCGTGCCAGCTGTTAAAGCTTTACATCCATGtttaattacatttattttttgCTCCAATGCatttagaatttaaaaaaaaaaagcaactttgcaAATAGTATGAGGTTTTAGTAAACACGTTTTGTGTACACAGCTTCTATGCAGATTTATGTGCCCTGGCTGATTGCAGTTATAGATTACACACACCCTCGGTCACTGGTTACTCCTTTTCCTCTTTCCATTGCATCTGTCTTTATCGTAAGTCCCCGTGATTCCTAGCTTTGGTCACTTCTGGACCCTTGTCTTCTCTCTAAAATTACATTTTGCACGGCCATGTTAGTGCAAGAGGTGAAGTAGACGCTGACGCACAGGCTAAAGCATTCAGGGAGAGCCTGGCTTCACAGGGAACGTCCACTGAAGTCTGGGCCTGCAGCTCCACATGCAGCTGAATGTGTGTAAACCTGCAATTTTATTTTTGGATGAGATTCACAGAGGAGACTTTGCCTCTCGCAGTATTGTCGGTGTGCACTGCTGAGGCAGTGTGTTAGGAGCAGCTCTGAGTTAAGGCACTGAGCAGCCTCACGGGGAATGCCCACTGAACCCTGAGCCTGCAGCTTTCCACAAGTAGCGAATAGATGTATTTATACTAGATAacgttttgtgttgttttttttttggggtaaATGCTCGTTTCAAGCCAAATGGATATGTAGCAGCCTCCTTTTAGTGGATTTTTCTTTTAAGGATATGTTTTTAAATATTATTGAAAAATAATGATGGAGCCAAGTGTTTGTTTTCCAAAAAGCGGGAAGCCCCCGACTGTTTTCTTCTTCAAACCAACGACTTGCACTTGTATTCAGGGCCGGCATTAAGCAGAGCATCTATGGAGCTTGTCCTTGAGCATTGATGGCTGCAGGGGCGAAGTCGCAAATGGAAAATATCGCTCTTCTCTAGATCCTGTGCCCCTTAGTTTGGAGAATGGCCGCACACCAGGGGCTTAGACTGTTCACATCTCTGTTCCACTGTCATTGTGTGGGGGGGGCTATACTggggaagtggggggggggggggctatactggggaagtgggggggggggggctatactggggaagtgggggggggggaggctatACTGGGGAAGTGGGGGGTGGGCTATACTGGGGAAGGGGGCTTTACTGGGGAAGTGGGGGGGAGGGCTATACTGGGGAAGTGTGGGGGGGGGCTATACTGGGGAAGTGTGGGGGGGGCTATACTGGGGAAGTGTGGGGGGGGCTATACTGGGGAAGTGTGGGGGGGCTATACTGGGGAAGTGTGGGGGGGCTATACTGGGGAAGTGTGGGGGGGCTATACTGGGGAAGTTGGGGCCGCACAATATAGTCACTTCTACAGCGCTCAAGGCGGTTATTGATGTGATTCTTGGTCTTGGACGCGCCGACATTAATATTTCATGCAGCTTTCTGCTGGATTCACTTTATGCCATTCTCATGATGCATTTTAAGCAAGGCCGCGCCATAATAGCGTTGTGAGCCTGTACAAGGTATTCCAGGGGAACTCTGCAGCATTAGCAGTGTCTGTTATTTGTAAATTATTGCACAAGATGTGTACGGTAATTgattggaagaggttctgcagcatccGGGACATAGACCAAAAAAAATTGACAAGATATGAAGGAAGCCTCTTGGTTTATATTTATGGAGGTTGAATTGCTGGTTGCCAAAACATGAGTGGTGTACATGACTGGTGTAATGAACTGGGCAGAATCCTGgtagctgccactagggggagctcaggtgCTGACTGTACAGGTGGTGTCTAATTCtgtgtgcagtgagctccccctagtggaggcttttgTTTTCAGACTTTACAACTTTGCAAAGAAATTCTGAACATTTTGTATCTCTGTAACTGGACATTACAAATCTTTGACAGACCTGAAAATCTACAATGCCTggaataaaaaagaaacaaatttgCAGTTAATCTTGATTTAAAATCTCCTGCGTTGTCTGTAGCTCCTATGCAGAGCCATGGGGGTCTCCATGTCTTCAGAGAATCCTCAAACCTTGTGTAGTTTCCTCCTGCAGACCCCACGTCTCTCGCAGCTGGTAAATGATGCAGAATTGGGCTGCAGTAGAGCTGTAAACCCAAAACAGCAGGAAGTTTTCAGAAAGGACAATGTTGGGTCAATGTGAGCTCCTCGGAGGACCTTTATATCCGGTTGTGTGACTGATATCCGTTAATGCTCCCGTACTATTAGGAGCCGCTGACTTTATGGTTATTGGCCCTTTAGTTGGCTCTCGGACGGCATCCTGATGAGCAGTCCTGAGTGGAGGGCGGATCTGGCCGCGCTGGTGGAGGAGACTTTGGCGCAGCGTTCTAGGGGATCTGGAGATGGATCAGTTCCCTCTGTGGGAAAGCGCAGAAGGCGTTGGCCGGCGTTCAAGTTCCGATTCCCTGCGATGTCCTGGTGGTGGGTGCATCCAGCGCTCACGTCCGGTCAGGAGGCCCCGAGCAAATGTCACTTGTCAGATGTGAGGACGCCGGATACACTGTTCTGCGCTTGATGATACAATCTATCTGCATTTAAAGGGATACACACTTTTATAAGTTACTGTGTAGTCTTTTATCCAAACCTTGCAAATCAAGCTGTTGCAAAACCACAACTCCTGGTCATTATTGCTGCTTTTATTACCTTTCGGGAAATGCTCCTGCCACTGACTGCAAGCGGAGATCTTACTCTGCAAGCGAAACCTCCCCTTATTTTATCTCTGTGATCCTCTAGGTTCCTCGTGCAGGAGTGAGCTCCTTACTGGCACGGGCAGATGGGGCCGGTATATGGGCCGGTAGTTGGCACAGGCAGATGGGACGGTAGATAGGCTGGTAGTTGGCACGGGCAGATGGGGCTGTAGATTGGACGGTAGTTGGCACAGGCAGATGGGACGGTAGATAGGCTGGTAGTTGGCACGGACAGATGGGGCCAGTAGATGGGATGGTAGTTGGCACGGGCAGATGGGGCCAGTAGATTGGACGGTAATTGGCACGGGCAGATGGGGCCGGTAGATGGGATGGTAGTTGGCACGGGCAGATGGGGCTGTAGATTGGACGGTAATTGGCACGGGCAGATGGGGCCGGTAGATGGGATGGTAGTTGGCACGGGCAGATGGGGCTGTAGATTGGACGGTAATTGGCACGGGCAGATGGGGCCGGTAGATGGGATGGTAGTTGGCACGGGCAGATGGGGCTGTAGATTGGACGGTAATTGGCACGGGCAGATGGGGCCAGTAGATTGGACGGTAATTGGCACGGGCAGATGGGGCCAGTAGATGGGATGGTAGTTGGCACGGGCAGATGGGGCCGGTAGATGGGATGGTAGTTGGCACGGGCAGATGGGGCTGTAGATTGGACGGTAGTTGGCACGGACAGATGGGGCCAGTAGATGGGATGGTAGTTGGCATGGGCAGATGGGGCCGGTAGTTGGCACGGGCAGATGGGGCCAGTAGATGGGATGGTAGTTGGCATGGGCAGATGGGGCCGGTAGTTGGCACGGACAGATGGGGCCAGTAGATGGGATGGTAGTTGGCATGGGCAGATGGGGCCGGTAGTTGGCACGGGCAGATGGGGCCAGTAGATGGGATGGTAGTTGGCATGGGCAGATGGGGCCGGTAGTTGGCACGGGCAGATGGGGCCGGTAGTTTTCATGCACAGGTAGAAAGTGAGCGACCGAGATCTCGCCTTCATCTGCGTGGAGTCAAGAATCCCGCCTGGAAGATGACGGGTGGTGAATAAGAGAGAAGGCACAGACGTAGTGATACCGCAATGCACTGGGCATGCTGGGAAATCACAACTCGGGGGTATCTAATCCTGTAATATCGCCTGCTGAGATATTGCATTGAAATCATGTATGATATTGGGCTGCTGAAACtagtatgtgtgatactgtctgctgagctgtgtatctaatcctctcctgagtgatacggtctgctgagctgtgtatctaatcctatcctgtgtgatagtctgctgagccatgtatctaatcctatcctgtgtgatactgtctgctgagccgtgtatctaatcctgtactgtgtgatactgtctgctgagccatttatctaatcctgtactgtgtgatactgactgctgagccgtgtatctaatcctgtactgtgtgatactgtctgctgagccatttatctaatcctgtactgtgtgatactgtctgctgagccgtgtatctaatcctgtactgtgtgatactgtctgctgagccatttatctaatcctgtactgtgtgatactgactgctgagccgtgtatctaatcctgtactgtgtgatactgtctgctgagccgtgtatctaatcctatcctgtgtgatacagtctgctgagctgtgtatctaatcctatcctatgtgatactgtctgctgagccgtgtatctaatcctatcctgtgtgatacagtctgctgagccgtgtatttaatcctctcctatgtgatactgtctgctgagccgtgtatctaatcctgtactgtgtgatgctgtctgctgagctgtgtatctaatcctatcctgtgtgatactgtctgctgagccatgtatctaatcctatcctgtgtgatactgtctgctgagccgtgtatctaatcctatcctgtgtgatactgactgctgagctgtgtatctaatcctatcctgtgtgatactgtctgctgagccatgtatttaatcctctcctatgtgatactgtctgctgagccgtgtatctaatcctgtactgtgtgatgctgtctgctgagctgtgtatctaatcctgtactgtgtgatactgtctgctgagccatgtatctaatcctgtactgtgtgatactgtctgctgagccgtgtatctaatcctctcctatgtgatactgtctgctgagctgtgtatctaatcctgtactgtgtgatgctgtctgctgagccgtgtatctaatcctgtactgtgtgatgctgtctgctgagctgtgtatctaatcctatcctgtgtgataatgccTGCCGGGCCATGTATCTAGTCCTTTAATGAAAAAGAAAGCAAAAATCAGCACTTAAAGAAAACAAGGGGTGCAAAAACTCCTTCCAGGTATGTACGAAACCTCATGCTattcagaaaaatgaaggcagcactccaatataaAAAATCTGAATCATTTATTGGCCCATgcgcgacgtttcagtccaagacGTGGACCTTTCTCAGCCTgcatgaaacgtcgcacatgggccaatacatTATTCATATTTTTCTGTTGGagcgctgccttcatttttctggattaTAGCCCTTTAATGAGATACAAGGCTCAGTAGACAGTAATGTATATAAGATCAGATACTCTGGCTAATCTGATAGCATCACACCTGACCGGATTGGATACAGCTGCTTTGTACACAGTATCACATGGTAGGATTAGATGCAGCAGCTCAGTACATAATAtcagacaggattagatacagtagctcagcagacagtatcaaagcCCATTAGACACAATACTTGATAAGATTAGATACAATGCGACAGCGGGATTTTTTTTCGGGGGGCTGGGCTGTGCCTTACTCGATTTGGGCCTTACTCTGGGGGGGAAGTGGGCTGTGCTGGGCcttacttggggggggggggagggggctgcGCTGGGCcttacttgggggggggggggggaagggggctgCGCTGGGCCTTACTTGGGGGGGAAGGGGGCTGCGCTGGGCCTTACttgggggggtggggaggggggatGCGCTGGGCcttacttggggggggggggaagggggatgcGCTGGGCcttacttggggggggggggggaagggggctgCGCTGGGCcttacttggggggggggggggaagggggctgCGCTGGGCCTTACTTGGGGGGGGGTGGGGAAGGGGGCTGCGCTGGGCCttacttgggggggggggagggggctacGCTGggccttactggggggggggaagggagctGCGCTGGGCcttacttgggggggggggggagggggctctGCGCTGGGCCttacttgggggggggggagggggctctGCGCTGGGCCTTACTTGAGGGGGAGGGGGCCCTGCGCTGGGCCTTACTTGGGGGAGAGGGGGCTGCACTGGGCCTTACTTGGGGGAGAGGGGGCTGCACTGGGCCTTAGTATGGGGGGGGGGCTGGGCTGGGCcttacttggggggggggggggaggggctgcGCTGGGCCTTACTTGGGAAGGGGGCTCCACTGGGCCTTACCCTGGGGA
This window contains:
- the LOC138641691 gene encoding uncharacterized protein, yielding MKARSRSLTFYLCMKTTGPICPCQLPAPSAHANYHPIYWPHLPVPTTGPICPCQLPSHLLAPSVRANYRPHLPMPTTIPSTGPICPCQLPAPSAHANYHPIYWPHLSVPTTVQSTAPSARANYHPIYRPHLPVPTTIPSTGPICPCQLPSNLLAPSARANYRPIYSPICPCQLPSHLPAPSARANYRPIYSPICPCQLPSHLPAPSARANYRPIYSPICPCQLPSHLPAPSARANYRPIYWPHLPVPTTIPSTGPICPCQLPAYLPSHLPVPTTVQSTAPSARANYQPIYRPICLCQLPAHIPAPSARASKELTPARGT